From Pseudomonas sp. LS1212, the proteins below share one genomic window:
- a CDS encoding amino acid permease: protein MASLQNNEHHSLKHGLTSRQVSMISIAGIIGAGLFIGSSNAIATAGPAILISYGIAGLLVLLVMRMLGEMAIANPDSGSFSTYAGKAIGPWAGFTIGWLYWWFWVLIIPVEAIAGADILHAWIPSVPSWLFAFLIMITLSCTNLISVKNFGEFEYWFALVKVIAILAFIVVCALGVSGYWPLAEVSGVGQLLGNGGFMPNGFGAVLGGVLVTIFSFFGAEIVTIAADETSNPKEKIRKATNLVVYRIAIFYIFSIFFIVSLVAWNDPRLLQVGSFQRALEILNVPGAKMMVDIVVLVAVTSCMNSGLYTASRMLYSLGARGEAHPITRHISSNGVPTVAVILSTLAGFVGCFVNYAFPGKVFSFLLSTTGAIALLVYLVIAVSQLRMRAILEKEGEVLSFKMWLFPWLTWFVIALISVVLGYMLISPTYRYETLMTAVVAGAMLLIGVSRRKSQISLYKPLPVVQPKNR, encoded by the coding sequence ATGGCTTCGCTTCAAAATAACGAGCATCACTCACTCAAGCATGGTTTGACGTCACGTCAGGTCTCGATGATTTCGATTGCAGGAATCATTGGGGCCGGGTTGTTTATAGGGTCCTCCAACGCCATCGCAACAGCAGGGCCGGCAATTCTGATCTCCTATGGCATAGCCGGCCTCCTGGTTCTATTGGTGATGCGAATGCTCGGCGAAATGGCCATCGCCAATCCTGACAGTGGCTCGTTCTCGACCTATGCAGGCAAAGCGATAGGCCCATGGGCCGGGTTCACCATCGGATGGCTTTACTGGTGGTTCTGGGTGCTCATCATTCCCGTCGAGGCCATCGCAGGTGCCGATATTCTTCACGCCTGGATTCCTTCTGTTCCGTCATGGCTGTTTGCGTTTCTGATCATGATCACGCTTTCTTGTACCAACCTGATAAGCGTCAAGAACTTTGGTGAATTTGAATACTGGTTTGCCTTGGTCAAAGTTATCGCGATTCTTGCTTTCATCGTCGTATGCGCACTGGGTGTATCGGGGTACTGGCCGTTGGCTGAAGTGTCTGGCGTTGGCCAGCTTCTCGGTAACGGCGGCTTTATGCCAAATGGCTTTGGCGCCGTTCTTGGCGGCGTACTGGTGACTATTTTCTCGTTCTTCGGTGCGGAAATTGTCACTATCGCGGCAGATGAAACCTCAAATCCAAAAGAAAAGATTCGCAAGGCCACGAACCTCGTCGTCTATCGCATCGCCATTTTCTACATTTTTTCGATTTTCTTCATTGTTTCGCTGGTTGCCTGGAATGACCCGCGTCTGCTGCAGGTTGGCTCCTTCCAGCGAGCGCTGGAAATCCTGAATGTTCCTGGCGCCAAGATGATGGTCGACATCGTGGTTTTGGTTGCTGTGACCAGTTGCATGAATTCAGGGCTGTACACTGCATCTCGCATGCTCTACTCGCTTGGCGCACGTGGTGAAGCACACCCCATCACTCGCCATATTTCCAGCAATGGCGTTCCGACTGTCGCGGTAATTCTCTCCACGCTGGCCGGCTTCGTTGGATGTTTCGTCAACTATGCGTTTCCCGGCAAGGTCTTCAGTTTCCTGTTGTCTACGACTGGAGCGATTGCACTGCTGGTGTATCTGGTGATCGCTGTCTCACAACTGCGTATGCGAGCGATTCTTGAAAAAGAAGGCGAAGTACTTTCCTTCAAAATGTGGTTATTCCCTTGGCTTACCTGGTTTGTCATTGCACTCATCAGTGTCGTGTTGGGCTACATGTTGATCAGCCCTACCTACCGCTATGAAACGCTAATGACCGCAGTGGTCGCCGGCGCGATGTTGTTGATCGGTGTCTCTCGTCGCAAATCACAAATCAGCCTTTATAAGCCGTTACCCGTCGTGCAACCGAAAAATCGATAA
- a CDS encoding aldehyde dehydrogenase family protein: protein MVADLLKHLGVAETAFTNGNYPVHTPIDGSQIASVTLEGKEQVLTRIESAHSAFLKWRSVPAPRRGELVRILGEVLREHKAQLGELVSIEAGKITQEGLGEVQEMIDICDFAVGLSRQLYGLTIASERPGHHMRETWQPLGVVGVISAFNFPVAVWAWNTTLALVCGNAVLWKPSEKTPLTALACQALLEKALATFGDAPEGIAQLIIGDRDAGEALVDDSRVPLISATGSTRMGREVGPRVASRFGRSILELGGNNAMILTPSADLDLAVRGILFSAVGTAGQRCTTLRRLIVHRSVKDEVVARVKAAYAKVRIGDPRQDNLVGPLVDKLAYCAMQDALTKARDEGGQVFGGERQLQDKYPNAYYVTPAIVEMPGQSEVVRHETFAPILYVLTYDEFEEALRLNNEVPQGLSSCIFTTDIREAETFQSASGSDCGIANVNIGTSGAEIGGAFGGEKETGGGRESGSDSWKAYMRRQTNTVNYSRELPLAQGIVFD from the coding sequence ATGGTTGCCGACCTGCTTAAACATTTGGGCGTGGCAGAAACTGCATTTACGAACGGAAACTATCCCGTTCACACTCCCATTGATGGCAGCCAAATCGCTTCCGTCACTCTGGAAGGGAAAGAGCAAGTTTTGACGCGCATTGAAAGTGCCCATAGTGCTTTTTTGAAGTGGCGTAGCGTACCTGCACCACGCCGTGGTGAGTTGGTCAGAATCCTCGGCGAAGTGTTGCGCGAGCATAAGGCGCAATTGGGCGAACTGGTTTCCATCGAGGCCGGCAAGATCACCCAGGAAGGTTTGGGTGAAGTTCAGGAAATGATCGACATCTGCGACTTCGCAGTAGGTCTGTCCCGCCAGCTCTATGGTTTGACGATTGCCTCCGAACGCCCGGGTCACCACATGCGTGAAACCTGGCAGCCTTTGGGCGTCGTTGGCGTAATCAGCGCCTTCAACTTCCCTGTTGCCGTATGGGCGTGGAACACGACGCTTGCACTGGTATGCGGTAACGCTGTGCTGTGGAAACCCTCGGAAAAGACCCCGTTGACGGCATTGGCTTGTCAGGCGCTGCTTGAAAAAGCACTGGCCACTTTCGGTGACGCTCCAGAGGGTATCGCTCAGTTGATCATCGGTGATCGCGATGCTGGTGAAGCGCTCGTCGATGATTCGCGCGTACCACTGATCAGTGCTACAGGCAGCACTCGCATGGGTCGCGAAGTAGGTCCACGCGTTGCTTCGCGTTTTGGCCGCAGCATCCTCGAGCTGGGAGGCAACAACGCCATGATCCTGACGCCAAGCGCTGACCTGGACCTGGCTGTTCGTGGCATTCTGTTTTCCGCAGTCGGTACTGCTGGTCAGCGTTGCACCACCCTGCGTCGTCTGATTGTTCACCGTTCGGTAAAAGACGAAGTTGTCGCACGGGTCAAGGCAGCTTATGCCAAGGTCCGAATCGGTGATCCACGCCAGGACAACCTGGTCGGTCCGCTGGTAGACAAACTGGCCTACTGCGCAATGCAGGATGCCTTGACCAAAGCTCGTGATGAGGGTGGTCAGGTTTTCGGCGGTGAGCGTCAGCTGCAAGACAAGTATCCGAACGCCTACTACGTCACACCTGCCATCGTTGAAATGCCAGGTCAAAGCGAAGTCGTGCGACACGAGACATTTGCTCCAATTCTCTACGTGCTGACCTACGACGAGTTCGAGGAAGCACTGCGCCTGAATAATGAAGTACCGCAAGGCCTCTCTTCTTGCATCTTCACCACGGACATCCGTGAAGCTGAAACCTTCCAAAGCGCTTCGGGCAGTGACTGCGGCATCGCCAACGTCAACATTGGTACCAGTGGTGCCGAGATCGGCGGTGCCTTCGGTGGCGAGAAAGAAACCGGTGGCGGTCGTGAGTCTGGTTCTGACTCGTGGAAAGCCTACATGCGTCGTCAAACCAATACCGTGAACTACTCCCGCGAACTGCCGCTGGCTCAGGGCATCGTTTTCGACTGA
- the gcvA gene encoding transcriptional regulator GcvA → MSKRLMPSTTALQCFEAAARHLSFTRAAQELHLTQSAVSKQVAQLEEMLCHNLFQRVRRRLHLTPAGALYLTEVNKILTQVDISSRYILTYGGETEVLTVATQPTFGARWLIPNLRGFSSQHRNIHLDIRNELEPFDLLRAKADVAFFFGQGTWPGATCIELFTEEVVPVCSPDIMVKHVFESAEALTEHMLLQCTSRPEAWHEWFLEQNLHSQNSYHGPRFDTFYMCIRAAQAGCGIALIPRYLVAEELAEGKLVIPWDHPMASEGAHFIAHAEHSAEVPKVKAFVEWIMKQVNGAQRRKH, encoded by the coding sequence ATGTCCAAGCGTTTGATGCCTTCAACCACTGCCTTGCAGTGCTTTGAAGCCGCGGCCCGCCACCTCAGCTTCACCCGAGCAGCGCAGGAGCTGCACCTGACGCAGAGCGCTGTCAGCAAGCAGGTGGCTCAGCTTGAGGAGATGCTTTGCCACAATCTTTTTCAGCGAGTTCGTCGACGTTTACATCTCACCCCAGCCGGCGCCCTCTACCTCACAGAGGTCAACAAGATCCTTACCCAGGTCGATATCTCGAGCCGATACATATTGACTTACGGGGGGGAAACCGAGGTCCTGACTGTCGCAACCCAGCCGACGTTCGGGGCCCGGTGGCTCATCCCCAATTTAAGGGGGTTCAGCAGTCAGCACCGCAATATCCACCTCGACATACGAAACGAACTCGAGCCGTTTGATCTGCTGAGGGCCAAGGCAGACGTAGCGTTCTTCTTTGGCCAAGGCACCTGGCCAGGGGCGACCTGCATTGAGCTTTTCACCGAAGAAGTCGTTCCTGTGTGCTCGCCTGACATCATGGTCAAACACGTTTTCGAGAGCGCCGAGGCGCTCACGGAGCACATGCTGCTCCAGTGCACCTCTCGTCCCGAAGCCTGGCACGAATGGTTTCTGGAGCAAAATCTGCACTCCCAGAATAGCTATCACGGCCCGCGCTTCGACACGTTCTACATGTGTATCAGAGCGGCGCAGGCCGGATGCGGCATCGCGCTCATTCCGCGATATCTGGTTGCCGAGGAGCTGGCCGAGGGCAAGCTGGTCATTCCTTGGGATCACCCCATGGCAAGCGAAGGTGCGCACTTTATCGCCCACGCCGAGCATTCCGCGGAGGTCCCGAAAGTCAAGGCGTTCGTCGAGTGGATCATGAAGCAGGTCAACGGCGCTCAGCGGAGAAAACACTAA
- a CDS encoding aspartate aminotransferase family protein, producing the protein MSRENISSSISIVHPITLSHGKNAEVWDLDGKRYIDFVGGIGVLNLGHCNERVVEAIQHQAAKLTHYAFNAAPHDPYVRFMDQLEKFIPVSYPLSGMLTNSGAEAAENALKIVRGVTGKTAVIAFDGGFHGRTLATLNLNGKVAPYKQRVGVLPGPVFHLPYPSKDTGVTTQQALKAMDRLFSVEIDVSDVACFIFEPVQGEGGFLAMEPEFAQALRRLCDEKGILIVIDEIQSGFGRTGQRFAFSRLGIEPDLLLLGKSIAGGIPLGAVVGRKMLMDTLPKGGLGGTYSGNPIACAAGLATLAQMTDENLSTWGEMQEKAIVGRYRSWQAKKVSPYLGRMTGIGAMRGFELVTPQGEPATAQLAELLVLARKAGLLLMPSGKARHIIRLLAPLTTEPEVLNEGLDILESCLAGIR; encoded by the coding sequence ATGAGTCGTGAAAATATCAGTAGTTCGATTTCCATTGTTCATCCTATTACTTTGTCTCACGGCAAGAATGCCGAGGTATGGGACTTGGACGGTAAGCGGTATATCGATTTTGTCGGCGGCATTGGTGTGTTGAATCTGGGACACTGCAATGAAAGAGTCGTTGAAGCGATCCAGCATCAGGCCGCCAAACTCACGCATTACGCCTTCAACGCTGCCCCACACGATCCGTATGTCAGGTTCATGGATCAGCTGGAAAAATTCATCCCGGTCAGCTACCCGCTCAGCGGCATGCTCACCAACAGTGGCGCAGAAGCCGCTGAAAACGCGCTGAAAATTGTCAGGGGCGTAACAGGCAAAACGGCGGTGATCGCATTCGATGGCGGTTTTCACGGTCGGACCCTCGCGACACTGAACCTTAACGGGAAGGTTGCCCCTTACAAGCAGCGTGTGGGCGTTCTTCCTGGCCCGGTATTTCACCTTCCATACCCAAGTAAAGATACCGGGGTTACGACTCAACAAGCGTTAAAGGCAATGGACCGGTTGTTCAGCGTCGAGATCGACGTGAGTGACGTGGCGTGCTTCATCTTCGAGCCTGTTCAAGGCGAGGGAGGGTTCCTGGCCATGGAGCCGGAATTCGCTCAGGCACTTCGAAGACTTTGCGATGAAAAGGGAATTCTGATCGTCATTGACGAAATTCAGTCGGGCTTTGGACGCACAGGTCAGCGCTTTGCTTTCTCTCGACTGGGTATAGAGCCTGACTTGCTCCTGTTGGGCAAAAGTATCGCCGGCGGTATACCCCTGGGGGCCGTTGTCGGTCGAAAAATGCTGATGGATACCTTGCCTAAGGGAGGCCTTGGCGGCACCTATTCAGGTAACCCCATTGCTTGTGCTGCCGGCCTCGCCACTCTGGCGCAGATGACTGACGAGAATCTGTCGACCTGGGGTGAAATGCAGGAAAAAGCCATTGTCGGTCGCTACCGCTCATGGCAGGCCAAGAAGGTATCTCCCTACCTTGGGCGGATGACCGGCATAGGCGCAATGCGTGGGTTTGAACTGGTTACGCCTCAGGGCGAGCCTGCTACTGCGCAGCTGGCAGAGCTTCTTGTATTGGCCAGAAAGGCGGGGCTGCTGCTCATGCCAAGCGGCAAGGCACGTCACATCATTCGATTGCTTGCACCACTGACGACTGAACCCGAAGTATTAAACGAAGGCCTCGATATCCTCGAAAGCTGCCTCGCTGGAATTCGTTAA
- a CDS encoding VOC family protein codes for MNAASFANRDEIRASFSRAMSDMYKAEVPLYGTLMELVSETNDIVMTSSPKIAESLKSTDELQRLEMERHGAIRVGTATELATLSRLFAVMGMEPVGYYDLTPAGVPVHSTAFRAVHEASLQVSPFRVFTSLLRLELIENEELRTFASSVLAKRNIFTSRVIELIEQSEREGGLSAADADEFVQQALETFRWHNTATVTLDEYKQLNAQHRLIADVVAFKGPHINHLTPRTLDIDIVQAAMPRKGITPKAVVEGPPRRECPILLRQTSFKALDEKITFLGQPANESGSHSARFGEIEQRGAALTPKGRELYDELLNAARSELGEFPNESNAARYVEILEKTFKAFPDSYEEMRIKGLAYFKYFPSRTGVAARNSERLLEGLEQLIHTGQVSFEPLVYEDFLPVSAAGIFQSNLGDDSQSHYAISSNQEDFHTALGRETINELKLYADTQHRSLLDCSNILRIPSLA; via the coding sequence ATGAACGCTGCAAGTTTCGCGAACCGTGACGAAATCCGGGCTAGTTTTTCCCGTGCCATGTCGGACATGTATAAAGCTGAAGTCCCGCTTTATGGGACATTGATGGAGTTGGTATCGGAGACGAACGACATTGTCATGACCAGCTCGCCCAAGATCGCGGAAAGCCTGAAGAGCACGGATGAGCTGCAGCGACTCGAAATGGAGCGACATGGCGCCATTCGTGTCGGTACCGCCACTGAATTGGCCACCCTGAGCCGCTTGTTCGCAGTGATGGGCATGGAGCCGGTGGGTTATTATGATTTGACGCCCGCGGGCGTTCCAGTTCACTCCACGGCATTCCGGGCCGTTCACGAGGCATCCCTGCAGGTCAGCCCATTCCGTGTGTTTACCTCGCTATTGCGTCTGGAGCTGATCGAGAACGAGGAGCTTCGTACCTTTGCCAGTTCGGTCCTGGCAAAACGAAACATTTTTACCTCTCGCGTCATCGAGCTTATCGAACAGTCTGAGCGTGAAGGTGGGCTGAGCGCTGCCGACGCCGATGAGTTCGTCCAACAAGCACTGGAAACCTTCCGTTGGCACAACACTGCGACGGTCACCCTGGATGAATACAAGCAACTTAATGCGCAGCACCGATTGATCGCAGATGTGGTTGCGTTCAAGGGGCCTCACATTAATCACCTGACTCCCCGCACCCTCGACATTGATATCGTTCAAGCCGCAATGCCCAGGAAGGGTATTACCCCCAAAGCAGTGGTCGAAGGGCCCCCGCGCCGTGAGTGCCCGATTCTCCTGCGCCAGACCAGCTTCAAGGCCCTGGATGAAAAGATCACCTTCCTCGGCCAGCCTGCCAACGAATCCGGCAGCCATTCGGCGCGCTTTGGTGAAATCGAGCAACGTGGCGCGGCGCTCACGCCCAAGGGCCGCGAGCTTTATGATGAGCTTTTGAATGCTGCTCGAAGCGAGTTGGGCGAGTTTCCAAACGAATCCAACGCTGCGCGGTATGTTGAAATTCTTGAGAAAACCTTCAAGGCATTCCCTGACAGTTACGAGGAAATGCGCATAAAAGGTTTGGCTTATTTCAAGTATTTCCCAAGCCGAACGGGTGTCGCTGCACGCAACAGTGAACGCCTGCTCGAGGGCCTTGAACAACTCATTCATACTGGCCAGGTGAGCTTTGAGCCCCTTGTTTATGAGGACTTTCTGCCGGTCAGCGCTGCCGGGATCTTCCAGTCAAACCTCGGTGACGACTCCCAGTCCCACTATGCAATCAGCTCGAACCAGGAAGATTTTCACACGGCACTCGGCCGCGAGACGATCAACGAATTGAAGCTGTACGCCGATACCCAACACCGTTCGTTGCTCGATTGCTCGAACATACTGCGCATTCCATCTCTGGCGTGA
- a CDS encoding FAD-binding oxidoreductase, with the protein MDQLREQCLWEHVTTRQVSPITLNGTVNVDVCVIGGGITGLSAALHLLEQGMSVALIEAAAIGTGGSGRNVGLVNAGSWIPPDDAEKTLGAGIGERFNTVMGRAPATVFALINKYGIDCQARNDGTLHMAHNAAGARDIESRHDQWKRRGADVELLTGAKCRDYCGTDKIPTALLDRRAGTINPMAYTVGLAQAVINSGGQIFQQSPVQTVQRNGAGWAVATAGGSVVAEKVVVSTGAYTEGEWAGIKQNYFKGYYYNVASAPLTSDAANEILKYGQGSWDTRLVLSSIRRDDQGRLILGSMGKMSNKPDWFIRSWADRIQGHYFPQLGKVEWQMHWTGCIDFTPDHLVKLFEPAPGIIAANGYNGRGNTTGTVMGKAFADFLAKGDTRALPVPFAPTAELKTAGVRALAYETGFNLYHAGQCLRVIL; encoded by the coding sequence ATGGATCAGCTGCGTGAACAATGTTTGTGGGAACATGTCACAACTCGTCAGGTTTCCCCGATTACGCTCAATGGTACGGTTAACGTGGACGTGTGCGTTATCGGGGGAGGTATCACTGGCCTTTCCGCTGCCCTGCACCTTCTGGAGCAAGGGATGTCCGTGGCTTTGATTGAGGCTGCAGCAATTGGTACAGGCGGTTCGGGCCGTAATGTCGGACTGGTAAACGCAGGTAGCTGGATCCCGCCTGATGATGCGGAGAAAACCCTGGGGGCCGGGATCGGAGAGAGATTCAATACGGTCATGGGCCGCGCTCCGGCGACTGTCTTTGCGCTGATCAACAAATACGGTATCGACTGCCAGGCCCGCAACGACGGTACTCTCCACATGGCCCACAACGCCGCGGGCGCAAGGGATATCGAATCTCGACATGACCAGTGGAAGCGTCGTGGCGCTGATGTTGAACTACTGACCGGGGCGAAGTGCCGTGATTATTGCGGTACCGACAAGATTCCTACAGCACTGCTCGATCGCCGCGCCGGGACCATCAATCCCATGGCCTATACCGTCGGGCTTGCGCAAGCCGTCATCAACTCCGGCGGTCAGATTTTCCAGCAATCGCCCGTTCAAACTGTCCAGCGCAATGGCGCTGGCTGGGCCGTTGCTACTGCCGGCGGATCAGTCGTGGCCGAGAAGGTCGTGGTTTCCACTGGTGCATATACCGAAGGTGAATGGGCCGGCATCAAACAGAACTACTTCAAAGGCTATTACTACAACGTCGCTTCGGCCCCCCTGACCTCGGATGCTGCCAATGAGATTTTGAAGTATGGCCAGGGCTCGTGGGATACACGCCTGGTGTTGAGCAGCATTCGTCGCGACGACCAAGGTCGCCTCATCCTGGGAAGCATGGGCAAGATGAGCAACAAGCCTGACTGGTTCATCCGTAGCTGGGCGGATCGAATCCAGGGCCACTACTTCCCACAGCTGGGCAAGGTTGAATGGCAGATGCACTGGACAGGTTGCATCGATTTCACCCCGGATCACCTGGTCAAGTTGTTTGAGCCCGCTCCGGGAATTATCGCTGCGAACGGCTACAACGGCCGGGGCAACACTACTGGCACTGTCATGGGGAAGGCGTTCGCCGATTTTCTGGCGAAAGGTGATACGCGCGCGCTGCCTGTTCCCTTTGCGCCCACAGCGGAGCTGAAAACCGCCGGTGTACGCGCGCTGGCCTATGAAACAGGCTTCAACCTTTACCATGCAGGGCAGTGCCTGCGAGTCATTCTGTAG
- a CDS encoding TetR/AcrR family transcriptional regulator gives MPAARASSSPTSSARDRLLDAATELFATRGYQAIGLRDLAGYVGLHAGSLYHHIENKQCLLFELIESALSDLLIETKRRMKGAKTNADRLRRFVHAFVAFQLTEKHRLALVAREFVNLSEEHKHQANQLKDAYAALLSAIIATDHGEQGRLDGQICLITNAVIGMLYGQSLWNNVEVSEQRLTEALTSFVIGIVASSKTTTDLSCGIFTQPS, from the coding sequence ATGCCTGCGGCCCGCGCTTCATCCAGCCCAACATCCAGCGCCCGTGACCGCCTTCTTGATGCCGCGACCGAGCTCTTTGCAACCCGGGGCTACCAGGCAATTGGCTTGCGCGACCTGGCGGGCTATGTGGGACTGCACGCCGGATCGCTCTATCACCACATCGAAAACAAACAGTGCCTGTTGTTCGAGCTTATAGAGTCAGCCCTATCGGACCTGTTGATCGAAACCAAGCGCCGGATGAAAGGCGCCAAAACCAACGCTGACCGCTTGCGTCGTTTTGTTCATGCGTTCGTTGCCTTCCAACTGACCGAAAAGCATCGGCTGGCGCTGGTTGCCCGCGAATTCGTGAACCTCAGCGAAGAACACAAGCACCAGGCCAACCAACTGAAAGATGCCTACGCCGCTCTACTAAGCGCAATTATCGCCACTGACCATGGGGAGCAAGGCCGATTGGACGGTCAGATTTGCCTGATTACCAATGCGGTCATTGGAATGCTCTACGGGCAGTCTTTATGGAACAACGTTGAGGTGTCCGAACAGCGCCTGACAGAGGCACTGACAAGCTTTGTCATTGGCATTGTTGCGAGCAGCAAAACCACTACCGACCTGTCCTGCGGGATTTTTACGCAGCCTTCATGA
- a CDS encoding SDR family NAD(P)-dependent oxidoreductase — protein MEGQAVVIVGGASGLGLETAKLMQKRGARKIGIIDRNEQLMVEAAAILRADGCEIATAVGDISRQASAHGAFQKIVDAFGRVDCLVNSAAIYPRKDILEITDEEWDLENAVNIKGTYHMMVAAVRHMQAFVAAPAVTGRIVNVTSVDAFKAHPQNAHYAATKAAVVSLTKSFAQACAKDQILVNSVAPAGFATERAKQLGFLGELAAANPLGRAAEPAEIAEWIVMMGSSRNSYATGENVIVSGGYIYA, from the coding sequence ATGGAAGGTCAGGCGGTCGTAATCGTAGGCGGTGCTTCGGGATTGGGGTTGGAAACGGCCAAGTTGATGCAGAAGCGTGGGGCCCGAAAAATCGGGATCATTGATCGCAATGAGCAGCTGATGGTCGAAGCGGCGGCGATATTGCGCGCTGATGGCTGCGAGATCGCCACGGCTGTGGGTGATATTTCTCGGCAGGCAAGCGCCCACGGTGCGTTTCAGAAAATCGTCGACGCATTCGGTCGAGTGGACTGCCTGGTCAATAGTGCGGCAATTTATCCGCGCAAGGATATTCTCGAGATCACCGACGAAGAATGGGATCTCGAAAATGCAGTCAACATCAAGGGGACCTACCATATGATGGTCGCTGCCGTGCGGCACATGCAGGCATTCGTCGCCGCACCTGCGGTGACCGGCCGTATTGTCAATGTCACCTCCGTGGATGCCTTCAAGGCCCACCCGCAAAACGCGCACTACGCGGCTACCAAGGCTGCGGTAGTGAGTCTGACCAAATCCTTCGCTCAGGCCTGTGCCAAGGATCAAATTCTGGTCAATTCGGTCGCGCCGGCCGGTTTTGCCACCGAGCGTGCCAAGCAACTGGGCTTTCTCGGCGAGCTGGCCGCAGCGAACCCTTTGGGGCGTGCAGCGGAGCCGGCAGAAATCGCCGAGTGGATCGTGATGATGGGCAGTAGCCGCAACAGCTATGCCACCGGCGAGAACGTGATTGTCAGCGGAGGCTATATCTATGCCTGA
- a CDS encoding SDR family oxidoreductase: protein MPDSTSIPAGYRCALVTGATSGIGKAIVMALRDAGLQVIAVGRSREALDALQAEKGVIALQADVRQTEAFAEILRQYPVDVLVNNAGILSTRAAFQGMDPAEIDNMFDINLKAPLQLTRQVLPGMIERGHGHLFFLGSSAGRAPHPGAAVYGASKAGVSLFCDALRCDLLGSGVRVTEIAPGRVQTQLYRTAMGMEAAGSELYDGYESIMPEDIAQLLLAALRLPQQVDVTRLEVFPTAQAVGGSRMVKTGI, encoded by the coding sequence ATGCCTGATTCCACTTCGATTCCGGCCGGGTATCGTTGCGCGCTGGTAACCGGCGCTACCAGTGGCATCGGCAAGGCTATCGTCATGGCTTTGCGCGATGCAGGGTTGCAGGTAATCGCCGTGGGCCGCAGTCGCGAAGCCCTGGATGCTCTGCAGGCGGAGAAGGGTGTTATTGCGCTGCAAGCAGATGTGCGTCAGACCGAAGCTTTCGCTGAAATCCTGCGCCAATATCCGGTGGATGTGCTGGTGAACAACGCCGGTATTCTATCTACGCGGGCTGCATTCCAGGGCATGGATCCGGCTGAAATCGACAATATGTTCGATATCAATCTAAAGGCGCCGCTGCAACTGACGCGTCAGGTGTTGCCAGGCATGATCGAGCGCGGTCATGGTCATCTGTTTTTTCTCGGGTCCAGTGCCGGGCGAGCACCGCATCCGGGCGCAGCTGTCTATGGTGCGTCCAAGGCGGGCGTCAGTTTGTTTTGCGACGCGCTGCGCTGCGATCTGCTGGGTTCTGGAGTGCGAGTGACCGAGATTGCTCCGGGCCGGGTACAGACACAGCTCTACCGTACGGCCATGGGCATGGAGGCCGCTGGGAGTGAGCTCTACGACGGCTATGAGTCAATCATGCCTGAAGATATAGCCCAGCTGCTGCTGGCTGCCTTGCGCCTGCCGCAGCAAGTGGATGTCACGCGCCTTGAGGTGTTCCCCACGGCACAAGCGGTCGGCGGTTCACGCATGGTAAAAACCGGTATCTAG